From the genome of Mycobacterium dioxanotrophicus, one region includes:
- a CDS encoding 2-keto-4-pentenoate hydratase: protein MLSVEVRDQLAADLAQAERSQVPTTPLTDRYGDIDVVDAYEIQLINIRARVAGGARVIGHKVGLSSKAMQDMMGVDEPDYGHLLDEMQVFENVPVKSSKYLYPRVEVEVGFILADDLPGAGCTEEDVLAATAAFAPAIELIDTRITNWQIKLCDTIADNASSAGWVLGEARVSPKDVDIRNIDAVLTNHGEVVAEGRSDAVLGNPVTAVAWLARKVESFGVRLKAGDIVLPGSCTRAIDAPAGSDFVADFAGLGSVRLSFE, encoded by the coding sequence ATGCTTAGCGTCGAGGTGCGTGATCAGCTGGCTGCAGACCTGGCCCAGGCCGAGCGCAGCCAGGTTCCGACCACCCCGCTGACTGATCGGTACGGCGACATCGATGTGGTGGACGCCTACGAGATCCAGCTGATCAACATTCGGGCGCGGGTGGCCGGGGGCGCAAGGGTGATCGGCCACAAGGTCGGGCTGTCGAGCAAGGCGATGCAGGACATGATGGGCGTCGACGAGCCGGATTATGGGCATCTGCTCGACGAGATGCAGGTCTTCGAGAACGTGCCGGTCAAGTCGTCGAAGTACCTCTATCCGAGGGTCGAGGTCGAGGTGGGATTCATCCTCGCCGACGATCTGCCCGGGGCCGGTTGCACCGAGGAAGACGTGCTGGCCGCGACCGCTGCCTTCGCGCCGGCCATCGAATTGATCGACACCCGGATCACCAACTGGCAGATCAAGTTGTGCGACACCATCGCCGACAACGCATCGTCTGCGGGTTGGGTGCTCGGCGAGGCGCGGGTGTCGCCGAAGGATGTGGATATCCGCAACATCGACGCGGTGCTGACCAACCACGGCGAGGTCGTCGCCGAAGGTCGTAGTGATGCGGTGCTGGGCAATCCGGTGACCGCGGTGGCCTGGTTGGCCCGCAAGGTGGAGAGCTTCGGGGTGCGCCTGAAGGCCGGAGACATCGTGTTGCCTGGCTCGTGCACGCGTGCGATAGATGCACCAGCGGGCAGCGATTTCGTCGCCGACTTCGCCGGGTTAGGTTCAGTAAGACTGAGTTTCGAATAA
- the kstD gene encoding 3-oxosteroid 1-dehydrogenase produces MTGQEYDVVVVGSGAAGMVAALTAAHQGLSTVLVEKAPHYGGSTARSGGGVWIPNNEILKRDGVKDTRDAARTYLHTIVGDVVPAEKIDTYLDRGPEMLSFVLKNSPLKLCWVPGYSDYYPETPGGKPTGRSVEPKPFNAKKLGPDLDGLEPPYGKVPLNMVVMQQDYVRLNQLKRHPRGVLRSLKVGIRSMWANATGKNLVGMGRALIAPLRIGLRDAGVPVLLNTALTDLYVEDGAVRGIYVRTAGSPESAEPELIRARRGVILGSGGFEHNEQMRVKYQRAPITTEWTVGAAANTGDGIIAAEKLGAALELMEDAWWGPTVPLVDAPWFALSERNSPGSIIVNMAGKRFMNESMPYVEACHHMYGGQYGQGPGPGENVPAWLVFDQQYRNRYIFAGLQPGQRIPKRWLDSGVVVSAPTLTELAEKMGLPADAFAETVERFNGFARTGVDADFKRGDSAYDRYYGDPTNKPNPNLGEIKHGPFYAAKMVPGDLGTKGGVRTDVNGRALRDDNSVIEGLYAAGNVSSPVMGHTYPGPGGTIGPAMTFGYLAALHLASAGTATTKTGG; encoded by the coding sequence ATGACTGGACAGGAGTACGACGTCGTCGTGGTCGGCAGCGGCGCTGCCGGCATGGTCGCCGCCCTCACAGCTGCCCACCAGGGCCTCTCGACAGTACTGGTAGAGAAGGCCCCGCACTATGGAGGTTCCACCGCACGGTCCGGCGGCGGGGTGTGGATCCCGAACAACGAGATTCTCAAGCGTGACGGGGTCAAAGACACCCGAGACGCCGCCCGAACGTATCTCCACACGATCGTCGGCGACGTGGTTCCCGCCGAGAAGATCGACACCTACCTGGACCGTGGTCCGGAGATGCTGTCGTTCGTCCTGAAGAACTCGCCGCTGAAGCTCTGCTGGGTGCCGGGTTACTCGGACTACTACCCGGAGACGCCAGGCGGTAAGCCCACCGGCCGTTCGGTGGAACCCAAGCCGTTCAACGCCAAGAAGCTCGGCCCCGACCTGGACGGCCTGGAGCCGCCCTACGGCAAGGTGCCGCTGAACATGGTCGTGATGCAGCAGGACTACGTGCGGCTCAACCAGCTCAAGCGTCATCCGCGCGGCGTGCTGCGCAGCCTCAAGGTCGGCATTCGGTCCATGTGGGCCAACGCCACCGGCAAGAACCTGGTCGGGATGGGGCGCGCCCTGATCGCACCACTGCGGATCGGCCTGCGCGACGCCGGTGTGCCGGTTCTGCTCAACACCGCGCTGACCGACCTCTACGTCGAGGACGGCGCGGTCCGCGGTATCTATGTGCGCACGGCAGGTTCGCCGGAATCGGCTGAGCCGGAACTGATCCGCGCCCGTCGCGGCGTCATCCTCGGCAGCGGCGGGTTCGAGCACAACGAGCAGATGCGGGTGAAATACCAGCGCGCCCCGATCACCACCGAGTGGACCGTGGGCGCCGCGGCGAACACCGGCGACGGCATCATCGCCGCCGAAAAGCTCGGCGCGGCATTGGAACTCATGGAGGACGCGTGGTGGGGGCCGACGGTGCCGCTCGTCGACGCCCCATGGTTCGCACTCTCGGAGCGCAACTCCCCCGGCTCGATCATCGTCAACATGGCCGGCAAGCGGTTCATGAACGAGTCCATGCCCTACGTCGAGGCCTGCCACCACATGTACGGCGGGCAGTACGGGCAGGGGCCGGGCCCCGGCGAGAACGTTCCCGCCTGGCTGGTCTTCGACCAGCAGTACCGCAACCGCTACATCTTCGCCGGACTGCAACCGGGACAACGCATTCCGAAGCGGTGGCTGGACTCCGGCGTGGTGGTTTCGGCACCGACGCTGACCGAACTCGCGGAGAAGATGGGGCTGCCGGCCGACGCGTTCGCCGAGACCGTCGAGCGGTTCAACGGCTTCGCCCGTACCGGCGTCGACGCCGACTTCAAGCGCGGGGACAGCGCATACGACCGCTACTACGGCGATCCCACCAACAAGCCGAATCCGAACCTGGGTGAGATCAAGCACGGTCCGTTCTACGCGGCCAAGATGGTGCCCGGCGACCTCGGCACCAAGGGCGGCGTCCGGACGGACGTCAACGGCCGCGCCCTGCGCGACGACAACTCCGTCATCGAGGGCCTCTACGCCGCGGGTAACGTCAGCTCGCCGGTGATGGGGCACACCTATCCCGGCCCGGGCGGGACCATCGGTCCGGCCATGACGTTCGGATACCTGGCGGCGCTCCACCTCGCCTCGGCCGGAACGGCCACAACGAAAACAGGGGGCTGA
- a CDS encoding IclR family transcriptional regulator, with translation MTVTESAGRASPPTARVVAILNFLAGHPHEHFGLSELARRIGLSKPTCLGILTTLSDAGYVIRDAQQKTYRLGPTLISLGHTAQESMRVSPGARDELRRLSETFNATAALSGVVDDRITLLELVSPPGTPVTVQVGQSYPFAPPVGLMFVLWDDRAVKGWLAKEPTIPLRTDGERLDRVIAECRTSGYLVERLTPGGRRLYALMAGMSSTLPDELRALLGELISDIGERVYLPGEANAKTHDISVIAAPVFDHHQRQVMVASLQIGRALSDTEITRHARGLCATADVLTAQLGGSKPAR, from the coding sequence ATGACGGTGACGGAATCGGCCGGCCGCGCGTCGCCACCGACTGCGCGGGTGGTAGCCATCCTGAATTTTTTGGCAGGGCATCCGCACGAGCACTTCGGCCTCTCCGAGTTGGCCCGCCGCATCGGATTGAGCAAGCCCACATGCCTGGGCATCCTCACCACACTGTCCGACGCCGGCTACGTGATCCGCGACGCCCAACAGAAGACGTATCGGCTTGGGCCCACGCTCATTTCACTGGGCCACACCGCACAGGAATCGATGCGCGTGAGCCCAGGCGCACGCGACGAACTACGGCGGCTCTCCGAGACGTTCAACGCCACCGCGGCCCTGTCCGGCGTGGTCGACGATCGCATCACCTTGCTGGAACTGGTCTCACCACCCGGCACTCCGGTCACCGTGCAGGTCGGGCAGAGCTATCCGTTCGCACCGCCGGTGGGCCTGATGTTCGTGCTGTGGGATGACCGGGCCGTCAAGGGGTGGCTCGCCAAAGAACCGACCATCCCGCTGCGCACCGACGGTGAACGGCTCGACCGCGTCATCGCCGAATGCCGCACATCGGGATACCTGGTGGAACGTCTCACCCCAGGCGGCCGACGCCTCTACGCACTGATGGCCGGCATGTCGAGCACCCTGCCCGACGAGCTGCGCGCATTGCTCGGCGAGCTGATCTCCGACATCGGCGAACGCGTGTACCTACCTGGCGAAGCAAACGCCAAAACCCACGACATCAGCGTCATCGCCGCGCCGGTGTTCGACCATCATCAACGCCAGGTGATGGTGGCCTCGCTGCAGATCGGCCGGGCCCTGTCCGATACCGAGATCACCCGCCACGCCCGCGGGCTGTGCGCCACCGCCGACGTGCTGACGGCCCAGTTGGGCGGCTCGAAGCCGGCGCGCTAA
- a CDS encoding RecQ family ATP-dependent DNA helicase, translating into MGQVTSELTAPARAEAQSILEQLAGPAARLRDDQWTAIEALVVHRRQALVVQRTGWGKSAVYFIAAKLLRSTGHGPTVIVSPLLALMRNQVAAAERAGVAAATINSGNVTEWDTIHQRVAAGELDVLLVSPERLNNPDFRDNVLPALAADAGLVVVDEAHCVSDWGHDFRPDYRRIRTLIAELGADIPVLATTATANDRVVNDVAAQLGVGGRDTVVLRGGLDRESLRLAVVKAGNPAQRAAWIAAQLGSLPGSGIIYTLTVAQAHDVAALLSEQGHKVAAYTGSTDTAEREQLEADLLDNQVKALVATSALGMGFDKPDLGFVVHLGAPSSPIAYYQQVGRAGRATASAEVILLPGVEDQDVWRYFASVAFPSEAMVRNVIRALDPERPQSAPALETLVDLNRSRLEMVLKVLDVDGAVRRVKGGWISTGEPWSYDEERYRALDEARKREQQAMLDYLDTDACRMAFLRGQLDDPELQPGQRCGRCDNCAGTHYETAVDEATLTATRERLRRPGVAVAPRKQWPSGLASLGVALSGRINDGAAPGRAIGRLTDLGWGARLRKLLAEPDQEVPDEVVQAAVAVLKAWNWENRPVAVMGLDSQSHPVLTRSTVQRLAALGRLADLGTLPYAPDRRPVTAANSAYRVAALNGSWERPQVQFPDGPVLLVDDMTDTGWTLTMAARVLRGAGAPEVLPFVLASTS; encoded by the coding sequence ATGGGTCAGGTGACATCCGAACTGACTGCACCGGCGCGAGCTGAGGCGCAGTCGATCCTCGAGCAGTTGGCCGGGCCTGCCGCGCGGCTCCGTGACGATCAGTGGACGGCCATCGAGGCGCTCGTGGTGCACCGCAGGCAGGCGTTGGTCGTGCAGCGCACCGGGTGGGGCAAGTCGGCGGTGTACTTCATCGCGGCCAAGTTGTTGCGCAGCACCGGCCACGGTCCGACGGTGATCGTGTCGCCATTGCTGGCGCTGATGCGCAACCAGGTGGCCGCGGCCGAGCGCGCCGGCGTGGCGGCCGCGACCATCAACTCCGGCAACGTCACCGAATGGGACACGATCCATCAGCGGGTCGCCGCAGGCGAGCTCGATGTGCTGCTGGTGAGCCCAGAACGGTTGAACAATCCCGACTTTCGGGACAACGTTTTGCCCGCGCTTGCAGCGGATGCCGGTCTGGTGGTGGTCGATGAGGCACATTGCGTATCCGACTGGGGACATGACTTCCGTCCCGACTATCGACGCATCCGCACGCTGATCGCCGAATTGGGCGCCGACATCCCGGTGCTGGCCACCACCGCGACCGCAAACGACCGGGTGGTCAACGATGTCGCAGCCCAGCTCGGCGTCGGCGGTCGCGACACTGTCGTGCTGCGCGGCGGACTGGATCGCGAGTCGCTGCGGTTGGCGGTGGTCAAGGCGGGCAATCCCGCACAGCGTGCGGCCTGGATTGCCGCACAACTGGGTTCGCTCCCCGGGTCGGGCATCATCTACACCCTCACAGTGGCGCAGGCCCACGACGTGGCCGCCCTGCTGTCCGAGCAGGGCCACAAGGTGGCCGCCTACACCGGGTCCACCGACACTGCCGAGCGAGAACAGCTGGAAGCCGACCTGCTGGACAATCAGGTGAAAGCCCTGGTGGCGACCTCGGCCCTGGGGATGGGCTTCGACAAGCCCGACCTCGGTTTCGTCGTGCATCTGGGCGCGCCGTCGTCGCCGATCGCCTATTACCAGCAGGTGGGGCGTGCGGGCCGTGCCACTGCCAGCGCTGAGGTGATCCTGCTGCCCGGCGTCGAAGACCAGGACGTCTGGCGGTACTTCGCCTCGGTGGCGTTCCCATCAGAAGCCATGGTGCGCAACGTCATCCGAGCACTCGACCCTGAACGGCCGCAGTCGGCACCCGCACTGGAAACCCTGGTGGACCTCAACCGGTCCCGACTCGAGATGGTGCTCAAGGTGCTCGACGTGGACGGCGCGGTCCGTCGGGTCAAGGGCGGGTGGATCTCCACTGGAGAGCCGTGGAGCTACGACGAGGAGCGCTACCGCGCGCTGGACGAGGCGCGGAAACGCGAACAGCAGGCCATGCTCGACTATCTCGACACCGACGCCTGCCGCATGGCGTTCCTGCGTGGGCAACTCGACGATCCCGAACTTCAGCCCGGACAGCGGTGCGGCCGTTGTGACAACTGCGCCGGGACCCACTACGAGACTGCCGTCGACGAGGCAACCCTGACCGCCACGCGGGAGCGGCTGCGTCGCCCCGGGGTCGCGGTGGCGCCCCGCAAGCAGTGGCCGTCGGGCCTGGCATCCCTGGGAGTCGCCCTGTCGGGACGCATCAACGACGGCGCAGCACCGGGGCGGGCCATCGGCCGCCTCACCGATCTCGGCTGGGGCGCGCGGTTGCGCAAACTGCTGGCCGAGCCGGATCAGGAGGTGCCCGACGAGGTGGTGCAGGCAGCGGTCGCGGTGTTGAAGGCCTGGAACTGGGAGAACCGGCCCGTCGCCGTGATGGGTCTGGATTCGCAGAGCCATCCGGTGCTGACCCGCTCGACTGTGCAGCGGCTGGCTGCGCTGGGCCGACTGGCCGACTTGGGCACGCTGCCTTATGCACCCGACCGCCGGCCCGTGACCGCGGCGAACTCGGCCTACCGGGTGGCCGCGCTGAACGGGTCTTGGGAGCGGCCGCAGGTCCAGTTCCCCGACGGGCCCGTCCTGCTGGTCGACGACATGACCGATACCGGGTGGACGCTGACGATGGCGGCGCGCGTGCTGCGCGGCGCCGGTGCGCCCGAGGTGTTGCCGTTCGTACTGGCCAGCACGAGTTAG
- a CDS encoding MaoC family dehydratase, with product MPIDVDKALAAELAPVEFSWTSSDIQLYHLGLGAGADPLAQRELRYLIDDTPQVLPTFGNVAASFHMTAPPTVQFPGIDIELSKVLHASEAVSVPGPIPPSGTAKSVQRFTEIWDKGKAAVIVSETTVTDPAGTVLWTTKRSIFARGEGGFGGERGPSTSVEIPDRAPDLEVSLPTLPQQALLYRLCGDRNPLHSDPAFAAAAGFDRPILHGLCTYGIGCKAIVDTLLDGDVTQVASYGARFAGVVFPGETLQANVWKEDGRFVGVLTAPGRGNTIVLSGVELVPA from the coding sequence ATGCCGATCGATGTTGACAAGGCGCTGGCAGCAGAACTGGCTCCCGTCGAATTCTCGTGGACCAGCAGCGATATCCAGCTGTACCACCTCGGCCTTGGGGCCGGTGCCGACCCTCTGGCCCAGCGTGAGCTGCGCTACCTGATCGATGACACGCCCCAGGTGCTGCCGACCTTCGGCAACGTCGCGGCCAGCTTCCACATGACCGCACCGCCGACGGTGCAGTTCCCCGGCATCGACATCGAGCTGTCCAAAGTGCTGCACGCCAGCGAGGCGGTCAGCGTGCCGGGCCCGATCCCGCCCAGCGGGACCGCGAAGTCGGTTCAGCGGTTCACCGAGATCTGGGACAAGGGCAAGGCCGCGGTCATCGTCAGCGAGACCACGGTGACCGATCCGGCAGGCACAGTGCTGTGGACCACCAAGCGGTCGATCTTCGCCCGCGGTGAAGGTGGCTTCGGCGGCGAACGCGGCCCGTCGACGTCAGTTGAAATCCCTGACCGCGCACCCGATCTCGAAGTGTCACTGCCCACGCTGCCGCAGCAGGCTCTGCTGTACCGGCTGTGCGGGGACCGCAACCCGCTGCACTCGGATCCCGCGTTCGCCGCGGCCGCCGGATTCGACCGGCCGATCCTGCACGGCCTGTGCACCTACGGCATCGGCTGCAAGGCCATCGTCGACACCCTGCTCGACGGCGACGTGACACAGGTGGCGAGCTACGGTGCCCGGTTCGCCGGCGTGGTGTTCCCCGGAGAAACGCTGCAGGCCAACGTCTGGAAGGAAGACGGCAGGTTCGTCGGCGTGCTGACCGCACCGGGCCGCGGCAACACCATCGTGCTCTCCGGCGTCGAGCTTGTCCCGGCCTAG
- the dmpG gene encoding 4-hydroxy-2-oxovalerate aldolase, with translation MSDIFFNPVWDVRMTDTSLRDGSHHKRHQFTKDEVGAIVAALDAAGVPVIEVTHGDGLGGSSFNYGFSKTPEQELIKLAAETAKEAKIAFLMLPGVGTKEDIKEAQNNGGSICRIATHCTEADVSIQHFGLARELGLETVGFLMMSHTISPEKLAKQARIMADAGCQCVYVVDSAGALVLDGVADRVAALVAELGVDAQVGFHGHENLGLGVANSIEAVRAGAKQIDGSCRRFGAGAGNAPVEALIGVFDKIGVKTGIDFFDIADAAEEVVAPAMPAECLLDRNALIMGYSGVYSSFLKHAIRQSERYGVPAHQLLHRAGQRKLIGGQEDQLIDIALEIKREQEQAGV, from the coding sequence ATGAGTGACATTTTCTTCAACCCCGTATGGGACGTCCGGATGACCGACACGTCGTTGCGTGACGGGTCGCATCACAAGCGGCACCAATTCACCAAGGACGAGGTCGGTGCCATCGTCGCGGCCCTGGACGCCGCGGGTGTGCCGGTCATCGAGGTCACCCACGGTGACGGGCTGGGTGGCTCGAGCTTCAACTACGGGTTCTCCAAGACTCCGGAGCAGGAGCTGATCAAACTGGCCGCCGAGACGGCCAAGGAAGCCAAGATCGCCTTCCTGATGCTGCCGGGTGTGGGCACCAAGGAAGACATCAAGGAAGCGCAGAACAACGGTGGGTCGATCTGCCGCATCGCGACGCACTGCACCGAGGCCGACGTGTCGATCCAGCACTTCGGGCTGGCCCGTGAGCTGGGGCTGGAGACCGTGGGCTTCTTGATGATGAGCCACACGATCAGCCCGGAGAAGCTGGCCAAGCAGGCCCGCATCATGGCCGACGCCGGATGCCAGTGCGTGTACGTCGTGGATTCTGCCGGTGCCCTGGTCTTGGATGGGGTCGCCGACCGCGTGGCGGCGCTCGTCGCCGAATTAGGAGTGGACGCTCAAGTTGGTTTTCATGGCCACGAGAACCTCGGCCTGGGTGTCGCCAACTCCATCGAGGCGGTGCGCGCGGGTGCCAAGCAGATCGACGGGTCGTGTCGCCGGTTCGGCGCGGGGGCGGGCAACGCGCCGGTCGAGGCGCTCATCGGCGTGTTCGACAAGATCGGGGTGAAGACCGGTATCGACTTCTTCGACATCGCCGACGCGGCCGAAGAGGTTGTCGCACCGGCGATGCCGGCCGAATGCCTGCTCGATCGCAACGCGTTGATCATGGGCTACTCGGGTGTGTATTCGAGCTTCCTCAAGCACGCCATCCGCCAATCCGAGCGCTACGGGGTGCCTGCGCACCAGCTGCTGCACCGGGCCGGGCAGCGCAAGCTGATCGGCGGCCAGGAGGACCAACTCATCGACATCGCCCTGGAGATCAAACGCGAACAGGAGCAGGCAGGGGTTTGA
- a CDS encoding acetaldehyde dehydrogenase (acetylating), translating into MAEKMSVAIVGSGNISTDLLYKLLRSEWLEPRWMIGIDPQSEGLARARKLGLETSHEGVDWLLAQDEKPDMVFEATSAYVHRDAAPRYAEAGIRAVDLTPAAVGPGVIPPANLRAHLDAPNVNMVTCGGQATIPMVHAVSRVAEVPYAEIVASVSSASAGPGTRANIDEFTKTTSAGVRDIGGAQKGKAIIILNPAEPPMIMRDTIFCAIPEDADHAAITQSIKDVVADVQTYVPGYRLLNEPQFDEPSVVNGGNHLVTVFVEVEGAGDYLPPYAGNLDIMTAAATKVGEEIAKQSLSVKEAVR; encoded by the coding sequence ATGGCTGAGAAGATGTCAGTTGCGATCGTCGGGTCGGGCAACATCAGCACCGATCTGCTGTACAAACTGCTGCGTTCGGAGTGGCTTGAGCCGCGCTGGATGATCGGGATCGATCCGCAGTCCGAAGGTCTGGCCCGGGCCCGCAAGCTGGGTCTGGAAACCAGCCACGAGGGCGTGGATTGGCTTCTGGCACAAGACGAGAAGCCCGACATGGTGTTCGAGGCCACCAGTGCCTATGTGCATCGCGATGCGGCACCGCGCTACGCCGAGGCCGGCATCCGGGCGGTCGACCTCACCCCGGCCGCGGTCGGCCCCGGCGTGATCCCGCCGGCGAACCTGCGCGCACATCTGGACGCACCCAACGTCAACATGGTCACCTGCGGCGGCCAGGCCACCATCCCTATGGTGCACGCGGTTTCACGTGTCGCGGAGGTGCCGTACGCCGAGATCGTGGCATCGGTGTCATCGGCCTCGGCCGGTCCGGGGACCCGGGCGAACATCGACGAATTCACCAAGACCACCAGTGCGGGTGTGCGCGATATCGGTGGGGCCCAAAAGGGTAAGGCGATCATCATCCTCAACCCTGCCGAGCCGCCGATGATCATGCGCGACACCATCTTCTGTGCGATCCCGGAGGATGCCGACCACGCTGCCATCACCCAGTCGATCAAGGACGTGGTGGCCGACGTGCAGACCTATGTGCCGGGCTACCGGCTGCTCAACGAGCCGCAGTTCGACGAGCCGTCGGTGGTCAACGGTGGCAACCACCTTGTCACCGTTTTCGTGGAAGTGGAGGGTGCGGGCGACTACCTGCCGCCCTACGCTGGAAACCTGGACATCATGACCGCGGCGGCGACCAAGGTCGGCGAAGAGATCGCCAAGCAGTCGCTCAGCGTCAAGGAGGCAGTCCGATGA
- a CDS encoding sulfotransferase family protein has translation MSSKARVDVGTVDDLHASATKATGLDDFGADDDNYREALGVLLESYQRDADLTELGSKMSRFFLRNALVARLLSESSWKQYPQHVEVAIERPIFVTGLPRTGTTVLHRLLTADPAHQGLEMWLAEFPQPRPPRETWPENPVYQQLAARFDQHHEENPDYTGLHFMTADEVEECWQLLRQSLHSVSYETLAHLPTYACWLAGQDWTRSYQRHRRNLQLIGLNDPEKRWVLKNPSHLFALDAVFATYPDALVIQCHRPAETIMASMCSLSQHTTEGWSNSFTGAQIGADALETWSRGLELFNAERAKHDSAQFYDVDYFEFIADPITTVENVYKHFGLPYTDAARAAVTAVNEASKRGPRAPKHTYDLADYGLTTEQVKERFKGL, from the coding sequence ATGAGCAGCAAGGCACGGGTCGACGTCGGCACGGTCGACGATCTGCACGCCTCGGCGACCAAGGCCACCGGCCTCGACGACTTCGGGGCCGACGACGACAATTACCGCGAAGCCCTGGGCGTACTGCTCGAGTCGTATCAGCGCGACGCCGATCTCACCGAGCTCGGCAGCAAGATGTCCCGGTTCTTCCTGCGCAACGCCCTGGTGGCGCGGTTGCTCAGTGAGTCGTCCTGGAAGCAGTACCCCCAGCATGTCGAGGTGGCGATCGAGCGGCCGATCTTCGTCACCGGGTTGCCGCGCACGGGAACCACGGTGCTGCACCGGTTGTTGACCGCCGACCCGGCGCATCAGGGTCTTGAGATGTGGCTGGCGGAGTTCCCGCAGCCGCGGCCGCCCCGCGAAACCTGGCCGGAGAACCCGGTTTACCAACAGCTGGCCGCCCGCTTCGACCAGCATCATGAGGAGAACCCGGACTACACCGGGCTGCACTTCATGACCGCCGACGAAGTGGAGGAGTGCTGGCAGCTGCTGCGGCAGTCGCTGCACTCGGTGTCGTATGAGACGCTCGCGCACCTGCCCACCTACGCCTGCTGGCTCGCCGGACAGGACTGGACCCGGTCGTATCAGCGGCACCGCCGCAACCTACAGCTCATCGGGCTCAACGATCCGGAAAAGCGTTGGGTGCTCAAGAATCCCAGTCATCTGTTCGCACTGGACGCGGTCTTCGCGACCTACCCTGACGCCCTGGTGATCCAGTGCCACCGGCCGGCCGAGACGATCATGGCCTCGATGTGCTCGTTGTCCCAGCACACCACCGAAGGGTGGTCGAACAGTTTCACCGGCGCCCAGATCGGCGCAGACGCGCTCGAGACCTGGTCGCGCGGCCTTGAGTTGTTCAACGCCGAACGCGCCAAGCATGATTCGGCACAGTTCTATGATGTCGACTATTTCGAGTTCATTGCCGATCCGATCACGACCGTGGAGAACGTGTACAAGCACTTCGGCCTGCCCTACACCGATGCGGCCCGCGCCGCCGTCACCGCGGTGAACGAGGCGAGTAAGAGGGGGCCCCGCGCGCCCAAGCACACCTACGATCTGGCCGATTACGGGTTGACCACCGAGCAGGTCAAGGAGCGCTTCAAGGGGCTCTGA
- a CDS encoding SDR family oxidoreductase: MSVKLDGLLKDRVVVISGVGPALGTTLARRCAEAGADLVLAARTVERLDDVAKQVADLGRRAIAVGTDITDDDQVNNLVSVANEAYGKVDVLINNAFRVPSMKPFANTTFEHMREAIELTVFGALRLIQAFTPALAESNGSVVNVNSMVVRHSQAKYGAYKMAKSALLAMSQTLATELGDQGIRVNSVLPGYIWGGTLESYFAHQAGKYGTTVEEIYKATAAASDLKRLPTEDEVASAILFMASDMASGITGQALDVNCGEFKA; the protein is encoded by the coding sequence ATGTCCGTGAAGCTTGATGGTCTGCTAAAAGACCGAGTCGTCGTGATCAGTGGCGTCGGCCCGGCACTGGGCACCACGCTGGCGCGTCGGTGCGCCGAGGCCGGGGCTGATCTGGTGCTGGCTGCTCGCACCGTCGAACGGCTCGACGATGTCGCCAAGCAGGTCGCCGACCTGGGCCGGCGCGCCATCGCGGTGGGCACCGACATCACCGACGACGATCAGGTCAACAACCTGGTGTCGGTCGCGAACGAGGCCTACGGCAAGGTTGACGTGTTGATCAACAACGCGTTTCGGGTGCCGTCGATGAAGCCCTTCGCCAACACGACCTTCGAGCACATGCGCGAGGCCATCGAGCTGACGGTGTTCGGTGCCCTGCGCTTGATCCAGGCGTTCACGCCGGCGCTGGCCGAGTCCAACGGCTCGGTGGTCAACGTCAACTCCATGGTGGTGCGGCACTCGCAAGCCAAGTACGGCGCGTACAAGATGGCCAAGTCTGCACTGCTGGCGATGTCGCAGACGCTGGCCACTGAGCTGGGTGACCAGGGTATTCGAGTCAATTCCGTTCTGCCGGGTTATATCTGGGGTGGCACGCTGGAGAGCTACTTCGCTCACCAGGCCGGCAAGTACGGCACCACGGTCGAGGAGATCTACAAGGCCACCGCGGCCGCTTCGGATCTCAAGCGGTTGCCGACCGAGGACGAGGTCGCCTCGGCCATCCTGTTCATGGCCAGCGACATGGCGAGCGGTATCACCGGCCAGGCGCTCGATGTGAACTGCGGGGAGTTCAAAGCATGA